One Numenius arquata chromosome 13, bNumArq3.hap1.1, whole genome shotgun sequence genomic region harbors:
- the IRX6 gene encoding iroquois-class homeodomain protein IRX-6, with translation MSFSQFGYPYSTTSQFFVPASPSTTCCEAAPRSGPDASSAPAAASLCCSPYESRLLAPGRAELNAALGMYGTPYAAGQGYGNYLPYSAEPAALYTALNPQYEIKDGAGTLHSGIAQPAAYYSYDHSLGQYQYDRYGTVDFSGSARRKNATRETTSTLKTWLYEHRKNPYPTKGEKIMLAIITKMTLTQVSTWFANARRRLKKENKMTWSPKNKAGEERKEEPPREEVEYGAESEGREQKSCKEDKELRFSDLDDLEEEEEEEEEEEAGKPEKGRASSLQEAPSLTAALPEAPRSDCSLPGPFRAFPCAKAPPADFAPAALPGPPQPYAPAEKPRIWSLARTAGASAARRGSPEGGGAQGEPPLPAKAFRSSAFNLQPLPRSCASHRGLGEPCQYAAAGEGFGRGVKGSPGGAELGGTCLERLRTAFRPVLRR, from the exons ATGTCCTTCTCTCAGTTCGGATACCCCTACAGCACCACTTCACAG TTTTTCGTCCCCGCCAGCCCCAGCACGACCTGCTGCGAGGCCGCCCCCCGCTCCGGGCCGGATGCCTCCTCggcgccggccgccgcctccctctgctgctccccgtACGAGAGCCGGCTGCTGGCGCCCGGCCGCGCCGAGCTCAATGCGGCGCTGGGCATGTACGGGACCCCGTACGCCGCCGGCCAGGGCTACGGCAACTACTTGCCCTACAGCGCCGAGCCCGCCGCGCTCTACACCGCGCTG AACCCCCAGTATGAAATCAAGGACGGCGCCGGCACGTTGCACTCGGGAATCGCGCAGCCCGCTGCCTACTACTCCTACGATCATTCCTTGGGGCAGTACCAGTACGACAG GTACGGGACGGTGGATTTCAGTGGTTCGGCCAGACGCAAAAACGCAACCCGAGAGACGACGAGCACCCTCAAGACCTGGCTGTACGAGCACCGCAAAAACCCCTACCCCACCAAAGGCGAGAAAATCATGCTGGCCATCATCACCAAAATGACCCTGACGCAAGTGTCCACTTGGTTTGCTAACGCCAGACGGAggctcaagaaagaaaacaaaatgacctGGTCTCCCAAGAACAAAGcgggggaagagaggaaagaagaaccCCCGCGGGAAGAGGTGGAATACGGTGCGGAAAGCGAAGGCAGAG AGCAAAAGAGCTGCAAGGAGGACAAGGAGCTGCGGTTCAGCGACCTGGACgacctggaggaggaagaagaggaggaggaggaggaggaggcggggaagCCGGAGAAGGGCCGGGCCAGCTCCCTGCAGGAAGCCCCCAGCCTCACCGCGGCGCTGCCCGAGGCTCCGCGGAGCGACTGCAGCCTGCCCGGCCCCTTCCGCGCTTTTCCCTGCGCCAAGGCCCCCCCCGCGGACTtcgcccccgccgccctgcccggcccgCCGCAGCCCTACGCGCCCGCGGAGAAGCCGCGCATCTGGTCGCTGGCGCGCACCGCCGGGGCCAGCGCGGCGCGCAGGGGCAGCCCCGAGGGCGGGGGCGCGCAGGGGGAGCCGCCCCTGCCCGCCAAGGCCTTCCGGAGCTCCGCGTTCAACCTGCAGCCGCTCCCGCGGAGCTGCGCGTCCCACCGCGGCCTAGGGGAGCCGTGCCAATACGCGGCGGCGGGCGAAG GCTTCGGGAGGGGCGTCAAGGGCAGCCCGGGAGGCGCCGAGCTGGGCGGGACGTGCCTGGAGAGGCTGCGGACGGCGTTCCGGCCGGTGCTGCGGAGGTGA